In Methanobacterium petrolearium, a single genomic region encodes these proteins:
- a CDS encoding DUF3656 domain-containing U32 family peptidase, with protein MSKINIPELLAPAGSMKALKAAVNAGADAVYLSGKRFGARQFAQNFSSVELEKALEYAHLRGVKVYVTVNTLIKETEVSRMADYLVQLYSWGVDAVIVQDLGVAQLARKLVPDLDLHCSTQMTIHNPQGVIWAANNGFKRVILAREMNLEDIEATACQLSRKIELEVFAHGAICYSYSGQCLLSSFIGGRSGNRGTCAQPCRKNYQLILAKTDKYGKYKDHQEIPLKDHYLLSTRDLAIYSHLDRITEAPVDSIKIEGRMRPPEYVASVVKIYREALDRIALKKWKPQKKELSTLEMCFNRGLTKGWLLGALNQEMMGRSRPGNRGLFLGKVVNYHKHDKKTVITIKSMFKPEKGDGILFKQPGKKSDEVDLWGTVLNHSPEIRKGKLFLKLHKPVKVGSEVFITRRKSLIDRAQEIMNNPQLPQKIPLDLEITLNSELIPLINVYVVEPSLKNMEVKYKADFSMEKAKKQPLSHETIINQLRKTGGTPFIIRNIQMDYPGNLFTPIGNLNHLRRQMLEKVQEKILTIYQLPSDEIKCAKKRLSTFKKDFVRKSKKTTEKWKMRELEEENKKPLQKQPHPPSILTVYVDSIPALEAVLEAGCGKIYFQPKITNSKCDNNLNKGFNCLKPDVNYEIYFENMALLLKEASSLARTYKSDLIWKWPDITDNNYVKGAASLLRNLPEKTISGVMVGGLGALWALKDGFDSVKLYGSGALNIWNHLTVDELSPFLESFTLSPELSKEELKKVILNSSDLPSHEFEFLVQGNMEAMVSEDCLSCILKDKILPRESLEDRQHQFLGIKDPKNRIFPVKIDDECRTHVLNSVELCLIDYLPLLLKIGFDSLVIDSRGKPADYAWKMFSLYQTALELSIHGDPHQDNKLHNLKKRVKKISNGGITTGNFLRGVEED; from the coding sequence ATGTCAAAAATCAACATACCCGAACTTTTAGCCCCTGCTGGTTCCATGAAAGCTTTAAAAGCTGCTGTAAATGCAGGAGCAGATGCAGTTTACCTTTCCGGTAAAAGATTCGGTGCCAGACAATTTGCCCAGAATTTCAGCTCAGTTGAACTGGAAAAGGCATTGGAATACGCGCATCTTCGTGGTGTTAAGGTTTACGTAACTGTGAACACTTTGATAAAGGAAACTGAAGTTTCCAGGATGGCTGATTATCTTGTGCAACTCTACTCTTGGGGAGTGGATGCTGTGATTGTGCAGGATCTGGGTGTGGCACAACTTGCCAGAAAACTTGTACCTGACCTGGACCTGCACTGTTCTACCCAAATGACAATCCACAACCCCCAGGGAGTTATTTGGGCTGCAAATAATGGATTCAAAAGGGTTATACTTGCCAGGGAGATGAATCTGGAAGATATTGAAGCTACCGCCTGCCAGCTTTCCAGAAAGATAGAACTGGAAGTGTTCGCCCATGGAGCTATCTGTTATTCCTATTCAGGACAATGTCTCCTCTCTTCATTCATAGGAGGGAGGAGTGGTAACCGGGGTACGTGCGCCCAGCCCTGTCGTAAAAACTATCAGCTCATCCTGGCAAAAACCGATAAGTACGGGAAATATAAAGATCACCAGGAAATACCCTTAAAAGATCATTACCTCCTTTCAACCAGGGACCTTGCAATATATTCCCATCTGGATAGGATAACAGAGGCACCTGTGGATTCAATTAAAATAGAAGGTAGGATGAGGCCTCCGGAATACGTGGCCAGCGTGGTTAAAATCTACAGGGAAGCACTTGACAGGATTGCCCTGAAAAAATGGAAACCGCAGAAAAAAGAGCTTTCAACACTTGAAATGTGTTTCAACCGGGGTTTAACTAAAGGTTGGCTCCTGGGTGCTCTTAACCAGGAAATGATGGGAAGAAGCAGGCCGGGTAACCGGGGTTTATTCCTGGGGAAAGTTGTAAATTACCATAAGCACGACAAAAAAACAGTTATTACCATCAAAAGCATGTTCAAACCTGAAAAGGGTGACGGAATCCTGTTTAAACAGCCAGGTAAAAAAAGTGATGAAGTTGATCTCTGGGGAACTGTACTTAACCATTCCCCTGAAATCAGGAAGGGTAAACTATTTTTAAAACTGCACAAACCAGTTAAAGTGGGAAGTGAAGTGTTCATAACCCGGAGAAAATCTCTGATTGATAGGGCCCAGGAAATAATGAATAATCCACAATTACCCCAAAAAATTCCACTGGACCTGGAGATAACATTGAACTCTGAACTGATTCCCCTAATCAATGTATATGTGGTGGAACCTTCACTAAAAAACATGGAAGTTAAGTATAAAGCCGATTTTTCTATGGAAAAAGCAAAAAAACAACCACTTTCTCATGAGACAATTATCAATCAGCTCAGGAAAACAGGGGGTACACCCTTCATTATCAGAAACATTCAGATGGATTATCCTGGAAATCTATTCACCCCCATAGGTAATTTAAATCATTTACGCAGACAGATGCTGGAAAAAGTCCAGGAAAAAATATTAACTATATATCAACTGCCTTCAGATGAAATAAAATGTGCAAAAAAACGTTTGTCGACTTTTAAAAAGGATTTTGTAAGAAAAAGTAAAAAAACAACAGAAAAATGGAAAATGAGGGAATTAGAGGAAGAAAATAAAAAACCACTCCAAAAACAACCTCACCCCCCTAGTATATTAACTGTTTACGTGGATTCTATTCCTGCATTGGAAGCTGTTCTTGAAGCAGGATGTGGGAAAATATATTTCCAACCAAAAATAACGAATTCAAAATGTGATAACAATTTAAATAAGGGTTTTAATTGCTTGAAACCGGATGTAAATTATGAAATCTATTTTGAGAATATGGCTTTGCTTTTAAAAGAAGCATCATCATTAGCCCGAACTTACAAATCTGATTTAATCTGGAAATGGCCAGATATTACTGATAATAATTATGTTAAAGGAGCAGCCAGTCTTCTTAGAAATTTGCCTGAGAAAACAATTTCTGGCGTGATGGTTGGAGGTTTGGGGGCTCTTTGGGCTTTAAAGGATGGTTTTGATTCTGTGAAGTTATATGGATCAGGAGCTTTAAACATCTGGAATCACCTGACTGTGGATGAACTGTCCCCATTTCTAGAAAGTTTTACCTTATCCCCGGAACTATCCAAGGAAGAGTTAAAAAAGGTGATTTTAAACTCAAGTGATTTGCCCTCACATGAATTTGAATTCTTAGTTCAGGGAAACATGGAAGCCATGGTAAGTGAAGATTGTCTTTCCTGTATCTTAAAGGACAAAATTCTCCCCAGAGAATCCCTTGAAGATCGACAACATCAATTTTTAGGAATAAAAGACCCTAAAAACAGGATATTCCCTGTGAAAATTGATGATGAATGTCGCACTCATGTTCTGAATTCTGTGGAACTGTGCCTTATTGATTACCTTCCCCTCCTTTTAAAGATAGGTTTTGATAGCTTGGTGATTGATTCCAGGGGAAAACCAGCTGATTATGCTTGGAAAATGTTTTCACTCTACCAGACTGCTTTAGAATTAAGCATTCATGGTGATCCTCATCAGGATAACAAATTGCACAACCTTAAAAAAAGGGTTAAAAAGATATCAAATGGTGGGATAACAACAGGAAACTTCTTGAGGGGTGTGGAAGAAGATTAA
- a CDS encoding UbiA family prenyltransferase, with the protein MNPYLEILRPGNAVMAVIAIFLMAVISGQFTLEALMAAVVVFLVTGAGNSINDYFDHKIDAINKPERPIPSGRIALKTALIYSILLFITGIIIGFLINWLLGLIALLSSLLMIYYAKDLKTKCFIGNISISFLTGFCFVFGGIAVGQIQISIYLGIYAFLMTMAREIVKDMEDLDGDKKEGATTLPIVYGKRTSAIIAAGFMLIASLTSPVLYFMDIFNIFYLIILIIAIVIFVAGAVSILHDQSLKNTRKISKRIKIGMAIVFLAFALGSPFLSSLF; encoded by the coding sequence ATGAATCCTTATCTTGAAATTTTAAGACCAGGGAATGCGGTAATGGCGGTTATTGCCATTTTTTTAATGGCAGTAATCAGCGGCCAGTTCACCTTAGAAGCTTTAATGGCAGCGGTAGTGGTTTTCCTGGTTACTGGTGCCGGAAACAGTATCAATGATTATTTTGATCACAAAATAGATGCTATTAACAAACCAGAACGCCCAATTCCTTCTGGGAGAATTGCCTTAAAAACAGCACTAATTTATTCCATCTTATTGTTCATCACTGGAATAATTATAGGCTTCTTGATCAACTGGCTTCTGGGATTAATCGCTCTTTTAAGTTCCCTTTTAATGATTTATTATGCTAAAGATCTGAAAACAAAATGTTTCATTGGAAACATAAGCATTTCATTTTTAACAGGGTTTTGTTTTGTTTTTGGAGGTATAGCTGTGGGTCAGATCCAAATTTCAATTTATCTGGGGATCTATGCCTTTTTAATGACCATGGCCCGGGAGATTGTCAAGGACATGGAAGACCTTGATGGTGATAAAAAAGAAGGTGCCACCACTCTACCCATAGTCTACGGGAAAAGAACATCTGCAATAATTGCAGCGGGTTTCATGTTAATTGCAAGTTTAACCAGTCCTGTACTCTATTTTATGGACATATTCAACATATTCTACCTTATAATTCTCATAATCGCCATTGTTATTTTTGTTGCAGGGGCAGTGTCCATATTGCATGACCAATCCCTAAAAAACACTAGAAAAATATCTAAAAGAATAAAAATTGGGATGGCAATTGTATTCCTGGCATTCGCCCTTGGTTCACCATTTTTAAGTTCATTATTCTGA
- a CDS encoding SAM-dependent methyltransferase, whose protein sequence is MLWPLAIGAAYSPSSMKVVRRMLNIAEVGDEDVVYDLGSGDGRIVIEAAQKYHAWGVGVEADPLRVFWSRLKIRNMGLQDHVKIIWGNLFHQNIHHATVIILFLWGKTNENLKEKLQEELEPGTRIVSYVWKFKGWKPVKVDKKERIYLYIIGESNKTKHDSDETNPQLIAEYGE, encoded by the coding sequence ATGCTATGGCCCCTGGCAATTGGTGCTGCCTACTCCCCCTCATCCATGAAAGTGGTTAGAAGGATGCTTAACATAGCAGAAGTTGGTGATGAGGACGTGGTATATGATCTGGGCTCTGGTGACGGTCGCATAGTTATCGAAGCTGCCCAAAAATACCATGCATGGGGAGTGGGGGTTGAAGCCGATCCTTTAAGAGTGTTCTGGTCCCGGCTGAAGATCAGGAACATGGGACTTCAGGATCATGTGAAAATCATCTGGGGTAACCTGTTCCACCAGAACATCCACCATGCCACGGTGATAATCCTTTTCCTCTGGGGAAAAACTAATGAAAATTTAAAGGAAAAACTCCAGGAAGAACTTGAACCAGGAACCCGGATTGTGTCATATGTATGGAAATTTAAAGGATGGAAACCAGTGAAAGTAGATAAAAAAGAACGTATATATCTTTATATCATTGGTGAAAGTAACAAAACCAAGCATGATTCTGATGAAACCAATCCTCAATTAATAGCTGAATATGGGGAATGA
- a CDS encoding CDGSH iron-sulfur domain-containing protein: protein MVKDNLLKNKMKIKIVENGPYIVSGGVRLYEQIIITDEAGHTKDLVDEQEISTMETYNLCRCGQSKDKPFCDGTHNDIDFDGTETASRKPYIEKAEIFEGPQLRLTDVPEFCDHSRFCLRSGGIRKLIQESNNPEAKQTAIEEAMICPSGRLVLWDKKTGKTFENQFEPSIVLVHDDQKRCQGPIWVRGGIPVESSDGTQYETRNRVTLCRCGKSENKPYCDGSHWMTAEEKLKFRKKWGLDEE, encoded by the coding sequence ATGGTTAAAGATAATCTTTTGAAAAATAAAATGAAGATAAAAATCGTTGAAAACGGTCCGTATATTGTTTCAGGTGGTGTTCGGTTATATGAGCAAATCATAATCACAGACGAGGCCGGTCACACCAAGGATCTGGTTGATGAACAGGAAATAAGCACCATGGAAACCTACAATCTCTGTCGTTGTGGTCAATCAAAGGATAAACCATTCTGTGATGGAACACATAATGATATTGATTTTGATGGCACGGAAACTGCTAGCAGAAAACCTTACATAGAAAAAGCCGAGATATTTGAAGGCCCCCAGCTAAGATTAACTGACGTCCCGGAATTCTGTGATCACTCCCGATTTTGCCTCCGATCTGGGGGAATCAGGAAACTAATACAGGAATCAAACAACCCAGAAGCTAAACAGACTGCCATAGAAGAGGCAATGATCTGTCCCTCTGGAAGATTGGTACTCTGGGATAAAAAAACCGGAAAAACATTTGAAAACCAGTTCGAACCTTCCATAGTCCTGGTGCATGATGATCAAAAAAGATGTCAGGGTCCGATATGGGTGAGGGGTGGAATACCCGTAGAATCGTCTGATGGCACCCAATATGAAACCCGTAACCGTGTAACCCTCTGCCGTTGTGGAAAATCAGAAAATAAACCCTACTGTGATGGCAGTCACTGGATGACAGCCGAAGAAAAACTGAAGTTCAGGAAAAAGTGGGGTTTGGATGAAGAATAA
- a CDS encoding DMT family transporter: protein MNRLWGYLSALLVALLFGIWFTLDKTLLGYLHPLALAAMVYTLAGAFLFLIRVSPLHDKILEILHRETKVEINISRRDYLTLFLTAIFGAVLAPALYLNGLNQITAVNAALLANFEVLFIIILGIFFLKEKVKPKDILGFGFLMIGAIFLSTNNLQNLSFDQNLVGSLLVIASGFFWSLDTILTKFLSNKRDVFFLTGLKCSIGGLILFTISFYLGLSFTLPVNMIPLLLFIGLVCMSFSIVLIYLAIREIGSTRTGSIYSTSSLFGAFIAFSVLGEPLKISQLLFGVLMFVGILILYKNGDET from the coding sequence ATGAATCGTTTATGGGGATATTTAAGTGCATTACTGGTGGCACTGCTCTTTGGGATCTGGTTTACTCTGGATAAAACCTTACTTGGTTATCTACATCCTTTGGCTCTTGCAGCCATGGTTTACACCCTGGCAGGTGCCTTCCTGTTTTTGATACGTGTATCTCCTTTACACGACAAAATTCTGGAAATCCTCCACAGGGAGACTAAGGTGGAAATCAACATCTCCCGAAGAGATTACTTAACCCTATTTTTAACAGCCATATTTGGGGCTGTGCTGGCCCCTGCATTATATCTGAATGGTTTGAATCAGATAACTGCAGTTAACGCTGCTCTTTTAGCCAATTTTGAAGTGTTGTTCATTATTATTTTAGGAATATTCTTCCTTAAAGAAAAGGTTAAACCAAAAGATATACTTGGTTTTGGTTTTTTAATGATAGGTGCGATTTTTTTAAGCACTAACAATCTTCAAAATCTTTCATTTGACCAGAATTTAGTGGGCAGTCTTCTGGTGATCGCTTCTGGTTTTTTCTGGAGCCTTGACACCATTTTAACCAAATTTTTGAGTAACAAAAGGGACGTATTCTTTCTCACTGGCCTTAAATGTTCAATAGGTGGATTAATTTTATTTACTATTTCGTTTTACCTGGGATTGAGTTTCACCCTCCCTGTGAATATGATCCCACTTTTATTATTCATTGGTCTGGTTTGCATGAGTTTTTCCATAGTTCTCATCTATCTGGCCATAAGAGAAATTGGATCCACCCGTACCGGATCTATTTACTCCACTAGCTCCCTCTTTGGGGCGTTTATAGCTTTTTCAGTGCTTGGAGAACCATTAAAAATAAGTCAATTGTTGTTTGGGGTGTTGATGTTTGTGGGTATACTAATATTATACAAAAATGGGGATGAGACTTAA
- a CDS encoding DedA family protein — translation MLSTIINSAESFIISNVSLAVFLGCILEQIIVPIPASLIVLTSTFLVMQGASFSLMNLGTLIVKIVIPASLGITVGSLVYYVLAYKLGTPFIDRTSKYLGVSVEDVEKIGEHINENRYDDIFMFIARCLPIIPAIVINLFCGLIKYDIKKYLITTFFGSAVQILGWGLLAWFSGNIYLALEAKISFLGNVVLVIIVLAVIGLIIYNRRQSKKENN, via the coding sequence ATGTTATCTACAATTATAAACAGTGCAGAATCATTTATTATTAGTAATGTGTCTTTAGCAGTCTTTTTAGGCTGTATACTGGAGCAGATCATAGTCCCCATCCCAGCCAGTTTGATAGTTTTAACTTCCACCTTCCTGGTCATGCAGGGAGCTAGTTTTTCTCTTATGAATTTAGGAACCTTAATCGTAAAAATAGTCATTCCAGCATCACTGGGAATAACTGTAGGATCTTTAGTATACTATGTCCTTGCTTATAAGTTAGGAACACCTTTTATTGATAGAACAAGCAAATATTTGGGTGTTTCAGTGGAAGATGTGGAGAAGATCGGAGAACACATCAATGAAAATCGTTACGATGATATTTTCATGTTCATTGCCAGATGCCTCCCCATCATTCCGGCCATAGTTATTAACCTGTTCTGTGGGTTAATCAAATACGACATCAAAAAATATCTCATAACAACCTTTTTTGGGTCTGCAGTGCAGATATTGGGTTGGGGGTTACTGGCATGGTTCTCTGGAAACATTTACCTGGCTTTAGAGGCTAAAATATCCTTTTTAGGTAACGTGGTGCTGGTGATTATTGTATTGGCAGTGATTGGCCTTATTATTTACAACAGAAGACAAAGTAAAAAAGAGAATAATTGA
- a CDS encoding AAA family ATPase, which translates to MRFIIVDGLDGSGKTTQAQFIQKKYQSLGESVILREHPSPDNPYGQKAKKALLGRGKINKIKAAVYYAMDVIRSVKKYNKNADNIIMVRYLMGVAYLPLPLAKILYKFFCLILPTSEYMFFLDLKPEESIQRMSQRDSKEMFENMDDLIKVRKKALELANGWHIINTAGTIDDAKDEINIILDELDEKDA; encoded by the coding sequence ATGCGTTTTATCATTGTTGATGGCCTGGATGGGTCTGGTAAGACCACCCAAGCCCAATTCATCCAAAAAAAATACCAATCCCTCGGTGAAAGTGTTATTCTAAGGGAACACCCTTCCCCTGATAATCCCTATGGTCAGAAGGCTAAAAAAGCCCTGCTTGGCAGAGGAAAAATTAATAAAATTAAAGCAGCGGTTTATTATGCAATGGATGTTATTCGTTCTGTAAAAAAATACAACAAAAACGCAGATAATATTATCATGGTTCGTTATCTGATGGGAGTAGCCTACTTACCCCTTCCCCTGGCCAAAATTCTTTACAAATTTTTTTGTCTGATCCTGCCCACCTCAGAATATATGTTTTTTCTGGATCTCAAACCAGAAGAATCCATTCAGAGGATGTCACAACGTGATAGTAAGGAAATGTTTGAGAATATGGATGATCTCATTAAGGTGAGGAAAAAGGCACTTGAACTGGCCAATGGATGGCATATTATCAATACCGCAGGCACCATTGATGATGCAAAAGATGAAATAAACATTATTCTGGATGAATTGGATGAAAAAGATGCTTAA
- a CDS encoding diacylglycerol/polyprenol kinase family protein, with protein MEPGDIIGLALVYGYVILLLVISEKVLKKYPNFSRKFLHIMVGNILFILPVFTSRWVMAFLAAAPFIILTFLMSPSSPLKFKDRISTSGHGLGLVYYSISWTVLALIFFDQPWIIAVGIAAMSYGDGMAALIGKQYGKLKYNISGDEKSLEGSLTMFLVLIAALWIVLVYYGIPINITVIAIVALVATIFEAVTPKGMDNLTACFSAVISYILLTI; from the coding sequence ATGGAACCCGGTGACATAATAGGACTGGCATTGGTCTATGGTTATGTGATCTTACTCTTGGTCATCTCTGAAAAAGTACTCAAAAAGTATCCGAACTTCAGCAGGAAGTTTCTGCATATTATGGTGGGTAATATCCTTTTTATTCTGCCTGTGTTCACATCTCGATGGGTTATGGCATTTTTAGCAGCAGCTCCATTTATTATTTTAACATTTCTAATGAGTCCGTCTTCTCCCTTAAAATTCAAGGACCGGATTTCCACTTCAGGCCATGGTTTAGGTCTGGTATACTATTCTATATCCTGGACTGTGCTGGCATTGATCTTCTTTGACCAACCCTGGATTATAGCAGTGGGCATAGCTGCCATGTCCTATGGAGATGGTATGGCTGCTTTAATTGGGAAACAATACGGCAAACTAAAATATAACATATCTGGAGATGAAAAAAGCCTGGAAGGCTCTTTAACCATGTTTTTAGTGCTTATAGCTGCCCTATGGATAGTTTTAGTCTACTATGGCATTCCTATCAACATAACTGTAATTGCCATTGTGGCTCTGGTGGCCACTATATTTGAGGCAGTGACACCCAAGGGTATGGATAACTTGACTGCCTGTTTTTCAGCAGTGATTTCTTATATTTTGCTGACAATATAG
- the tmk gene encoding dTMP kinase has translation MYICLEGIDGSGKSTQLELLGKWLEDCGLTVTRIREPTDSMVGKLIRKMLKSPDAKDESFQRTLALLFAADRTLLMDHIQKEVDMNRIVLSDRSFYSSLAYQNGEEWIAQINHYALKPDLVILLDLEIETALTRCDGSDSFEEKDFLDEVRKRYLKLADQHGFMVVNANNGVNKVHDDIKRIVAPKLGMCI, from the coding sequence ATGTACATCTGTTTAGAGGGAATTGATGGTTCAGGAAAATCAACACAACTGGAACTTTTAGGAAAATGGTTAGAGGATTGTGGCCTCACTGTAACTCGTATCCGGGAACCCACCGATTCTATGGTGGGAAAATTAATCAGAAAAATGCTTAAAAGCCCGGATGCAAAGGATGAAAGCTTTCAGAGGACATTAGCTCTCCTTTTTGCTGCGGATCGAACCTTACTCATGGATCATATTCAAAAAGAGGTAGATATGAATCGAATAGTTCTAAGTGACCGTTCTTTTTACTCCAGTTTGGCCTACCAGAATGGTGAAGAATGGATCGCGCAGATAAACCATTATGCTCTAAAACCAGACCTGGTGATACTCTTGGATCTGGAAATAGAAACCGCTCTAACCAGATGTGATGGTTCAGACAGCTTTGAAGAGAAGGATTTCCTGGATGAAGTACGTAAAAGATACCTTAAACTGGCAGACCAGCATGGTTTCATGGTGGTAAATGCCAATAATGGTGTTAATAAAGTGCATGATGATATAAAGAGGATAGTAGCCCCCAAACTTGGCATGTGCATATAA
- a CDS encoding tyrosine--tRNA ligase, with the protein MDMDSTIDKITEGTLEVVTPEELREKLIKDQKTAYIGYEPSGKIHLGHAITVKKMKTLQEAGFKIKILLADLHAYLNGKGSLEEIEEISEYNKQCFRALGLSEDTQFILGSSFQTQEDYTMKVYQLALSTTLTRARRSMAQITRDAEDHQVAEVIYPLMQVVDMLFLNVDLAVGGMEQRKIHMLARDNLPKLGFTSPVCIHTPLLHGTDGSDKMSSSKENFIAIDDEPDVIKKKIKKSYCPQGEVEGNPIIEIAHHFIFSEMDTLLIQRPEKFGGNLELTQDELLKMYGEGDLHPLDLKNGVAECLVNILEPVRNYLKTHKEKLS; encoded by the coding sequence ATGGACATGGATTCAACAATTGATAAAATAACAGAAGGTACTCTGGAAGTGGTAACTCCAGAAGAACTCAGAGAAAAACTCATAAAAGACCAAAAAACAGCTTACATCGGATATGAACCATCAGGAAAGATCCATTTAGGCCATGCCATCACCGTGAAAAAAATGAAAACCCTGCAGGAAGCCGGTTTCAAGATCAAGATTCTCCTGGCTGATCTTCATGCTTATCTCAATGGTAAAGGAAGCCTAGAGGAAATAGAGGAAATCTCTGAATATAACAAACAATGTTTCCGGGCTCTGGGACTTTCTGAGGATACCCAATTCATTTTAGGAAGTAGTTTCCAGACTCAGGAAGATTACACCATGAAAGTGTATCAGTTAGCCCTATCCACCACTCTGACAAGGGCTCGGAGGAGTATGGCTCAGATAACCAGGGATGCTGAGGATCATCAGGTGGCAGAGGTTATCTATCCCCTGATGCAGGTGGTGGACATGCTATTTTTAAATGTGGATCTGGCTGTTGGTGGTATGGAACAACGAAAAATCCACATGCTAGCCCGGGACAATCTACCTAAATTAGGATTTACATCCCCGGTATGCATTCACACCCCACTCTTGCATGGTACAGATGGTTCAGATAAAATGTCTTCTTCTAAAGAAAACTTCATAGCTATTGATGATGAACCAGATGTAATTAAAAAGAAGATTAAAAAGAGTTACTGTCCCCAAGGTGAGGTTGAAGGAAATCCCATCATAGAAATAGCACACCATTTTATATTCAGCGAAATGGATACACTTCTTATTCAAAGACCGGAGAAATTCGGGGGAAACCTGGAATTAACCCAGGATGAACTCCTGAAAATGTATGGTGAAGGAGATCTGCACCCTCTGGATCTGAAAAATGGTGTTGCAGAATGTTTGGTGAATATCTTAGAGCCAGTGCGAAATTATCTTAAAACCCATAAAGAAAAATTATCTTAA